Proteins from a single region of Streptomyces spinoverrucosus:
- a CDS encoding TetR/AcrR family transcriptional regulator, with the protein MATDGRTLRADAARNYQRIVGVAVTAFEELGPEVTLEEIARRADVSVMTVYRRFRARDQLVRAVLDYVLTTEIQPMTAAHTDDPWRDLVNVLEAGIDVLARRQVILSIARESDAFDVEGVRHYLSSLERLLRRAVEAGAVRPELEVRDLAAVIVMVLATVRPSDPDGADRRRNLALVVEGLRVSPTTLPPSSRQTPGSAVCE; encoded by the coding sequence ATGGCGACGGACGGACGGACCTTGAGGGCGGACGCTGCTCGTAACTACCAGCGGATCGTCGGTGTCGCGGTCACGGCGTTCGAGGAACTCGGGCCGGAGGTGACCCTTGAGGAGATCGCTCGGCGCGCGGATGTGAGTGTGATGACGGTCTACCGGCGTTTTCGCGCGCGCGACCAGTTGGTCCGGGCTGTCCTGGACTACGTCCTCACCACAGAGATCCAGCCCATGACAGCGGCACACACCGACGATCCTTGGCGAGATCTCGTCAACGTGCTGGAGGCCGGCATCGATGTGCTGGCTCGTCGGCAGGTCATCCTCTCCATCGCCCGGGAGTCCGACGCGTTCGATGTCGAAGGCGTGCGCCACTACCTGTCCTCCCTTGAACGGTTGCTGCGCCGCGCCGTCGAAGCGGGAGCGGTGCGACCGGAACTGGAGGTTCGTGATCTGGCGGCGGTCATCGTCATGGTTCTGGCCACGGTGCGTCCAAGCGATCCCGATGGCGCGGACCGCAGACGCAATCTCGCCTTGGTCGTCGAAGGGTTGCGCGTCTCGCCGACCACCCTGCCCCCATCATCTCGGCAGACCCCTGGGTCTGCTGTCTGCGAGTAG
- a CDS encoding TetR/AcrR family transcriptional regulator has product MLDILLGMSTQRARGEAATGRPLRRDAQRNRDALLSAARACLAEQGMEASLEQVAKRAGLAIGTLYRHFPTRLHLVQAVFADKIEAWREAAEKAAAMDDAWEGLCLFLETMCELQVGDRGFQDLAAIRLPETACLAGAQSRIYELAVRIVERAQEQGTLRSDITSEDLTFVIWANGSVTEATEDVAPGTWRRFLHLLLDGFRAERAHPLPQPPLSKDELYRAMLRLDGDRDCTG; this is encoded by the coding sequence ATGTTGGATATCCTCTTAGGTATGTCGACTCAGCGAGCACGCGGCGAAGCCGCGACGGGCCGTCCTCTGCGGCGTGACGCGCAGCGCAACCGGGACGCCCTGCTCTCGGCGGCTCGCGCATGTCTGGCCGAGCAGGGCATGGAAGCCTCGCTGGAGCAGGTGGCCAAGCGAGCGGGCCTGGCCATCGGCACGCTGTACCGCCATTTCCCCACACGCCTCCACCTCGTGCAGGCGGTGTTCGCCGACAAGATCGAGGCCTGGCGGGAGGCCGCAGAGAAGGCCGCGGCCATGGACGACGCGTGGGAGGGACTGTGCCTCTTCCTCGAGACGATGTGTGAACTCCAGGTCGGGGACAGGGGATTCCAGGACCTGGCTGCCATTCGGCTGCCGGAGACGGCATGTCTGGCGGGGGCGCAGTCACGCATCTATGAACTCGCCGTCCGCATCGTGGAGCGCGCACAGGAGCAGGGAACGCTCCGCTCCGACATCACGTCCGAAGATCTCACCTTCGTGATCTGGGCCAACGGAAGCGTCACCGAAGCCACTGAGGACGTCGCACCGGGGACTTGGCGCCGCTTCCTGCACCTGCTGCTCGACGGGTTCCGCGCCGAGCGGGCGCATCCGCTTCCCCAACCGCCGTTGAGCAAGGACGAGTTGTACCGCGCCATGCTCCGACTCGACGGTGATCGCGACTGCACTGGGTGA